ttagataTTGTTTAGCCAGAGAAGAGAAGAATCAAATGATCCCTCAAAGAGCTCTCGATCCTTCCTTTATAGCGTTTTCCAGGGACACATGTCTATAGATCAACGGAAGATCCTTCGCTCAAGTTTTTGTTAGAGAGAGTGAAACATTTTTGGCTAGTTGATGTGACCATATGGAGCCAGGTCATGTATATGTGTCAAGAATAAAGCCTGACATGATGAGATTTAGGGAGAAAATGTTGGTTGTAAAAGGTGGTTGTTGTATGGATAAGCATGGCTTGCTTGCCCTAAGTTTTTTTGGAAGATATGATTAGTAAATTAACGTTGGAAGTATCAATCTAAGGTTCTGTCCGAAGGTATAGGGCGTTACTTTAAAGCTGATAGTTTACGAATACTTTTGTCGACACCGACACCTAGGTGTCGTCGATGAGCATGGGAGTGTCCAGAGAAGATGCGTACCGATATCATTAATTGTATTTGTACCTGTAGATTGTGTTCAAGTCGTAGTTAAGCAAAATAacgattttttttatcattacaaTTATGTAGTTATTGTTGAGTAGAAATACTACAAATTAGTTGtccatatgtatataatatatgaaCATTCAACATTTCAACAGATTATATTTTGATTGAAGACTTTTTAATCAGTGTATGGTCATTGACAATGATGATATCATTAtagtcctctctctctctatctctctctctctctatatatatatatatatatacacatatttttaAAGTTTGTCCACGTTAGTGATGAATCTTGGATTCCATGGGACTCAAAAGATGCCATATATGTTTCATGTGAACATGCACAACTAGCTGTCACTAACTAATAACtacatctttctttctttatgaaAAGTGGTGGGTAGGGAGTACGTAATATAAACACACTGCCACGCTTGAATTGGCCAACAATAAATTAAGTAAATCATATGTAGTTTGATTACTAgcctaaaaattatattatatatatgtacacacaaaCATGAATACAAACACTGCCACCATTTTTGTGGcaactaaatttttttataaccgataaTCACACCATACAAGACTGCCCTATGGACATTTAATATGGGCTTAAACTCGTGTCGTCAAGCTCGTGTGGACAGAAATTTCTCATCTGGTGACCagagtaagttgggtcaaagcccAAAGCATGGTCATAAGGGTATTGCTCCAAGTTAGAATTGAACTCAGGACCTCCCGAATTCATACGATTTGGCCCCAAAGATTCACCAAttagactatcacccaagtggttagAGCAACTAATCTTGTACATTATGAACAAGCGTAATTAAGTGCTAGCTAGGGTTAAGTGTACATGTCATCTTACATTACTCATTACACATTGTAAGTGCTAAGCCTACctttttgtattaattattgAATTGGGGGGTGGAACCAGTGCTAAGCCACTTTTGGCACAAATTATTGGATTGGGGCTAAGCCCACCAAAATAGTAATATTTAGCATGTTGAATTCAATTGTATATTTTTggttccaaataaaaatcaaatttattgcgATAGAAAATCGAATGTCTTAAATTTATATCTAACGATTTACGAttgtcatatatttttcataaagaatttatttttgtttcgaacaaaaattatattgttgaACTCTTCACGCTAAATagtaaatactacacatttatgatctttttaaaatattttgatgcACCAAATGCTAAGTGCACTCATCCTCCCCCAAATCCCAAATAATTAGGGTCCACCAGGTTTGGATGCCTTGTGTACCCTCCACCAACATCTCCGATATCTCATTCAATCATGCAATATGTATATTGTTAAGATTCGTTATTTTAACAtttaacccaataagttaacttattgggctgagacatttcacatcatttatacatattctcacatcctcacgtgtgggctgggGCATTCTGACGGCCCAACACGTGTACAATAAACAAtgcccaacactagggctactcttACAAAGGGTCACACTTGAGGCACCAACAAGCACACATAAAGGCCCAATttgggcaacaacaaacaagGGATTAAATTGCAGAAGATAAGGTtttcaacatggtatcagagcctcTACCTGTCCATTTGTTGGGTCTGTCATAATCCAGTCTATAAGTGTGAAGGAGTGTTAAGATCTCACATGCATCGGTTTGTGACACACAGATCATTTAGTTTACAAGAACACTCATGCCCCTACCACACTAAGAGGCCCTTTCTCGAGACtcaagtatcattaagtgagatgattcatggagaaacaaagtcgtgcaacGAGAATCGATGAACCCAAATTAAAGTGAACAATATGATGCATGATGTGAATAAGGTTGAAATTttcgcacatatatatatttggatcaACTCATAGTGTATGTGTTCTGGTTTAATTCGCAACCACACAAGGTCAAGCTGCATGCCTTGAtgatgtttgtttggttgatgttGATATGTCTAAATTTTCGAATACTGAATGCAACCAATGCTCAGGTCACACAATAAGACACATTGTTGTTTCTAATATTCCTTTCGAAATAATCAATTCTTAAATCAGGAAATAATTACCTGGTTTATTGTTGTTTCACCatatattctttttctttttttataagaattaaaattatgcttaaaaggaaaaacaaaataattgaaCGAAATTATTGGgtgaattatttaatttttgaattgAGTCCCTAGCTGTTTGGGTGTGGGCCTGATAATGAATACACATGCAAGTGCGCTATGCAtaattgaatgaatcaaacaaatACGATACAAGACAAAGGAGATTCACATAGGCATCAGGATATATCAATGCCGGCATCCTTATACATATAGGCTCTATCTGTGTACCTGTCCTGTCCACATAATTTCTCACTGACAAATTCAACTTCACTTTGTTTTCAAGCCTCCAACGTGAGTGGAcagaattatatatacatatgtatacatAAATTCTCTTATGCATTCTTAAAGTAAGAACTGAAAATTTCTATGCGGATCAATTTTTGAGGCTGTGAATAATTAAgtgaaattcattgttttgggtTCACAAGTTTAAAATCAACGGTGAAAATATAAATGCGTATTTTAAATCCGCGTAATAAaattactcatatatatatatatagacaatgcATATGCATATATGCTTGGGAGATGCCCAAAAAAACAGAACAATTCACTatgtgttgtaaatccacacccatatacacatcaaaaatattgtccgctttgggttgtccggttcccgtaaatacatcgggcccgcacgacTTTATTTCTCCTTAAAGCCAAGCAAATGGGCTAAGCCCAATTCACATGAGCCTAAGAAAATGTCTTGTTATGTGTTAAGGTGGGCTTTTTAACCTTATAAATAAAACTTTaagtcccacatctttcgatgtgggacaacacaATGAGTAAATCTAAACGCGTAAGTTGTTTTGGATGACCAACAATCGATTTCCTGAAATAAGTATATTTCTTTTACTTAAATTGATTGACGAAGATACataaaaaattgcaaatggTGCTTAACAAACATTAGAactgtttgttttctttttaattataatattatatatcatAACTTGTATAATTGTACTATGTACACTATATATATTGCTTTGGTCAATCCCGTGACGACTTGGGTACTCTTTGTTTCAATATTTGTTACATAACAACCACAAAAGTTCAACACCCACAAAGTTTAGCTatctataattatatatgtaattgtgggtatatataatatctataataaaaaaagactAATTCTTTGGCaattttttgtaattatttGAAGCTCAAGATCCCTTTACTTGAAGCATTTCATTCAAATAGACTGACTATCCCAAGAATTTTTTATTCCTGGAGAATAGactaaataagtaaatatcttcattctcaatattACGCAGAACAGATTAGAGAAATTAAATTTGAAAGAACAGAATTTATGTGCTAACTTTGcatgtaatttttaattaatgtatatttaaaagaaatatttctttaatattatatatcttGCTAATAATATGAAAAGAGATTCCTTCGAAATATGTAGTGGGTAGGTAATAAGATAtgctttttatttaaaatttttattatttggaaTATGCAAAAGAAGGAAGGCTTTGGTGTCATAAATATtcctctttttctgtttttttcttccacttacagaaaaatctttttttttttttgataggtaCAGAAAAATCATTATTACATGCAAATATGgtaaacaaaattgaaatttgattgAAATTTTGGACGTGGATCTTATTTGGTGtagttgaaatttgaaaagattACTACACAtctaaatattttcatatttagatggctcaactctcaacaaaataccttatgaaatatccaaaaaaaatttccccAAGTGTATAATATATTTTGTGACCAATTGACTTGTTTCATTCTGCCAAAAAAGGGAGCAAAATAAgctattaaggaaaaaaaattaccaaagaGAGGTGGTTTCATTGGTAATCGACTGGATTAAGCATATAAATGATCAATGTTCGattctaataaaaatatatattttcctttgtatttctaataagaaaaggaggaaattttattttgaaaggaATGAAAtttaattagattttttttttggatagttAGGTGGATCGAAATCAAACATGTGAACTTATCAATTTTGTCATGTTTCTCATGTTGAGAAATGAGAAATCTCACGAGATACCGAGGTTGGTGTATACATACGGTGAAAACAATGGCATCCATACTTGATAGTTGGTCCTGAACTGGAACGCCATGACAATAGTCATGAGAAAATGGAGTCAATATTCAGTTCTTCTGAAAAGTCATGGCATACGCTTATATGGTACACTAGTATTAATAATACAGTGATCGATACCCTAGTGATGAATTTCCCTAAGATCAAATCAACTTTACGAACTCACAGAAGATCCTAAGTTCGATTTCTATTGGGATCAATATCTTTATATCCTCGCGTTAGATTTTAATTTAACTACACACTTACTAACGGATGGGAAACTTTTGTGCATGCATACCTGACTGTCCAAGTTATATTGGTCAAGTTTTATTGGTCCAGGTATACTACATGAGCGGCAACCGAAAGTAGATGTCACTCTTCTCGAGAAATTGAGTTCTAACTTTTAACACGACTGACGCACAAGCAGACACTTTCTGGGAAgccggggtctgctgtaaagtTTTTACAGCGAACCCCGTTGTAAATGTATTTTCATgacttaataattttttataaatttaaaaaaaatcataattgtattttgatcgggaTTACAAgttcaacggtatattttttgtttcaaacaaaaatcaaattcatgtcaaaacaaATATTGAATGTTTCgtgtttatattcaacggttcaaaattttcatttccttttgatgttcaatttgatttttgtttgaaacaaaaaatataattaaactcGTAATCCCGAACAAAAtataatcattattttttaaaaatttataaaaaattataccaATGTGTAATGCATTTATagtggggtctgctgtaaacCAGCCACTCACACTTACTGTACATGCCGCCATGCCGGTCCATTTACACTATAAAGTCGGCTCTTTGCCTCCTACCTTGTTCCTCACTATCACCTCCTCCTCTCTCTTTATTTCTCTGGCACTAGATTTGATCAGCCATGGCGACTACTGGGTCTTTCTTGAGAACAGGCCAGTCTTTGTCTCCATCCCTGCAAACCAGAAAGCCAATCCGGGGTGACAGAAAAAAGGTTAGTATCAATGGGGGAATCCTCCTAAACCAAAGGATATGTCTTTGTCTTCCAagttttcatttctttctctctctccctttttctctcattttgggTTGATTTAGATTCtgggttttgattcttttgatgTGGGTTTCCTTCCATGATCATTGGTTTAATgctggatgatgatgatgatgttgcgTTTGCAGTTCTCTGTGAGAGTCTCTGCTAATATTAGCTCAGATGGTGAGGAAGGGAGGATGATGATACGCAAAGAAAAGGATGTATGGAAAATTGACTACTCAGAAGAGAAACCAGCCACCCCATTGTTGGACACAATCAATTTCCCTGCACATATGAAGAATCTCTCCATACCGGTAAATCAATCCACATAAATGAATGATGAATGATGATGCACTATCATATTTGACCATGTTTATCAGTCCTTTTTCTTCTGCATTCTatcttaaaaagaaaagaaaatgaataatgatgcaattttttgacatgaaaatatATGTATAGGAGCTTGAACAACTAGCAGCAGAGCTTAGAGCAGATATTGTGCATAACGTATCGAAGACTGGAGGGCATCTTAGTGCAAGCTTAGGAGTAGTGGAACTGACAGTGGCTCTGCATCATGTGTTTAATACCCCTGAAGACAAAATCATATGGGATGTTGGGCATCAGGTGGGATTTGcttcatatttcaaatcaaaagtgaaaaataaaataacctcTTGAGATGTCTACAAGAGTAACCTTCAAAGCACTTTGCAGGCATACCCGCACAAAATCCTTACTGGAAGAAGGTCTAAAATGCACACCATGAGGAAAACTTCAGGGCTTGCTGGGTTTCCAAAGAGGGAGGAGAGTATTTATGATGCTTTTGGAGCTGGACATAGTTCTACCAGCATCTCTGCTGGTCTAGGTATTTTCTTTGCCACAGAAACTTCTCCTTCATTAATCTGATGTTGTTATCCTGAAAACACAAGGCATATAGAAAGTACAGTGGGGAAAAGAAGTTCTGCTTAAAGTGACAATATTTTGGGGGAAAACTTACAGGCATGGCAGTTGCAAGAGATCTACTGGGGAAAAACAACAATGTCATTTCTGTGATTGGAGATGGAGCCATGACTGCTGGTCAAGCATACGAGGCCATGAACAACGCTGGGTTCCTTGATTCTAACCTTATTGTCATACTCAATGACAATAAGCAGGTATCTCTACCAACTGCTACTTTGGATGGCCCTGCAACCCCAGTAGGTGCCCTGAGCAGCGCCTTGAGCAAGATCCAAGCAAGCACCAACTTCCGCAAACTCCGTGAAGCTGCAAAAGTAGATCTCTAAGCTTTTTTATTCTGTTTTTTGCACAACTAATGCTTTGAATTCTCTTTATATAATCCAGAATCTAACTTGTGTTTTACCTGTTGAAGAACATCACAAAGCAAATTGGTACTCAAGCACATGAAGTAGCATCTAAAGTGGATGAGTATGCCAGGGGAATGATTAGTGCTTCTGGGTCTACTTTATTTGAGGAGCTAGGTCTATATTACATTGGTCCTGTGGATGGGCATAATATAGATGATCTAGTATCCATACTCCAAAAGGTGAAAGCAATGCCTGCACCTGGCCCAGTTCTGATCCATATCGTAACGGAGAAAGGAAAGGGCTATTTCCCAGCAGAGGCAGCAGCTGACAAAATGCATGGTGAGACAGAGACTTTATTTTCCTATGCAGGTGGCACATATACTTAAAATGATCATTCTTCTTTCATGTTTTCAGGAGTTGTGAACTTTGACCCTAAAACAGGAAAGCAATTCAAGCCCAAATCCCCTACACTTTCCTACACGCAATACTTTGCAGAATCTCTAATCAGAGAAGCTGAGATAGACGATAAGATCGTAGCCATCCATGCAGCAATGGGTGGCGGCACTGGTctcaattattttcaaaaaaaatttccagaaCGCTGCTTCGATGTAGGGATTGCTGAGCAACATGCAGTTACTTTTGCAGCTGGTTTAGCCACAGAGGGTCTTAAGCCATTTTGTGCCATCTATTCAACATTCCTGCAACGAGGATATGATCAGGTAATAGAAAAATAAAGCTTTTCTAACACATCACTGCGAACTTCCCACTAATGACTTTTTTTTGAATGTGAAGGTAATACATGACGTTGATCTTCAAAAGTTACCTGTCCGCTTTGCCATGGATCGAGGTGGTTTGGTTGGTGCAGATGGACCCACCCATTGTGGAGCATTTGATATTGCATACATGGCTTGCTTACCTAACATGGTAGTCATGGCTCCATCCGATGAAGCAGAGCTGATGCACATGGTCGCCACAGCAGCAGCCATAGATGACAGGCCCAGCTGCTTCAGATTTCCAAGGGGCAACGGAGTTGGGGCAGTGCTTCCTTCTAATAATAAAGGAAATCCACTTGAGGTAGCATAAGCAACACTTCAACTTTAAAGATAAGTATAAATAACAGATGATAAATTCTAACTTTTACCTCTTTATAATTGAAAAGATTGGGAAAGGAAGAATACTAAGGGAAGGTGATAGAGTTGCAATTCTGGGATATGGCTCTATGGTTCAACAATGTTTAGAAGCTGCAAACATGCTCAGATCCCGAGCCATTCATGTGACACTAGCAGATGCAAGATTTTGCAGGCCTTTGGATACAGATCTCATTAGACAATTGGCCAAGGAGCATGAAATCCTAATAACTGCGGAAGAGGGTTCTATTGGAGGTTTTGGGTCTCATGTAAGCCACTTCCTCAACTTAAGTGGTATTCTAGACGGACCCCTTAAGGTAACTTGTCACCCACAAGATTTTCAGTTGTTGTTCCCTTACGCAAGCTAAAATTGTTATTCTGGTTCTAATTCATCGTGGAACTTTTTATGCAGTTGAGGTCAATGGTCCTTCCCGATAGATATATTGATCATGGATCACACCAGGATCAGATGGAAGAAGCGGGGCTCTCCTCAAGACATATCTCTGCAACAGTCCTGTCTCTCTTggggaggaaaaaagaagctCTGCAGTTTAAGCACACCTAAGGAGAAAGGCTCTATGTTAGAAATCATGAACATCTTGAGCTAGTTTGATCTCAGCTTCATGGATCTGAGGTGTCGTCCTGACTTTGTGTTTTGACATTGTAAGGTCTAAGGACCTCCATAAAACAAAGAAGCGTTTTAGTTATAATTCATTGCATCTGCAGTTCTGTACATATCAAGCTCTAGCACCATACATGCTATGAAATAAAAAAGTTTCTTCcacattttgtttttaaatgaaGGAATCTCATCATGGTCAAAAGTTTCATCCTAAACAATGTTGGGGTTAGCTACATAaatccaaaagaaaaattagtgtGAATTCCTCGCATGAATGGACTCAAAACCAAGATGTATTCatatttctatatcattatGTAATGaacaatataaaagaaaatgaatattaaCAATCACCAAATGAAGGTTTTCGTTTCCTGTTAccctgcagaaaaataaaacactaCGTAATGCATTATGCATATGCTGCTCCTGTAATTTTCTGAACGTTCCAGttcaaaataacaaatatatgGCTGTTAAAGTTTAAGAGCCCTATTTCATTGATATTTCCCTTTAATATTTTGAATGGAGGGTTGACTAATGAACGATTcaaaatattatcaaaatagCCTTGCAATTCGCGTCCTCACCTTCGTTGGGTGCACCGTGCTAACTGAAGTACAGGCAGCTCATCTAGTGGCCCAATCTATGCGTATCCTTGAAGACTGAACTTCAGAGATAGTTGTGCTTGCTGACCAGATGTAGAGCTGCACACCACACAAATGGTTCACCAATAATCTCCACAGGAACATACCCGCCTTTAAAATGATGGCATCTCTTTGCATCTCTTGCAATTATTTCTGTACCAACGACTTTAGAGACAAATTTTATCCAATTGTGACAATCCCCACAAACTCGCAAGTTCTTATAGATCCTGATACTAGTAATCTGGTCGATAGTCTTCCATAAAGCAAAAGCTATGGCTAGCTTCTAAGTGTGATAATAGAGAGAGATATCTATTTTTTCTCTTCGTCCATGTCCTGCAACACAAACCTTGTATCAGGGACATAACCCAAAATCTTTACCTTCTCAACCAACTCCTCTAGAGTTGCTAAAATCTTCCTCGATCTGGATGGGACAAATCTCCAGCCATGAAAGTATGAACCTCTCTGCCAACATCAACCCAACTCATTGCAGGACTATTCTTCAACATCATCTCCCTCATTGCGGTTTTCATCTTAACCAATTGGTTCCATTTACCAGTTGAGGAATAAATATTTGACGACGAAACATGAGTCCAATCATCTTCAGGTGCCACCTGAAGCACTTTCTCCACAGCTTTCTCTGCCATCTCTACTTTTCCAGGGATTCTGCATACACTGAGCAAAGTCGTCCATAAAACCACATCTGGATCTCTTACCTGGTTTATTAACATTTCAGCCTCTTCAAGTCTCTCAAAACGCCCCAGAAAATCAACCATGCAAGTATAGTGCTCTCTAGTTAATTCGATGTTGCAATCTTTTTTATGGAGGCAAAAAATTGACAACCTTTTCAACCAATCCGACATTGTTGCATGATAAGAGAACACTCAAAATTGATACATCATTTGGCTGAAGTCTCAAATCTTTCATTTTGTCAAAGAGTTGAAGCGCTTAATGTCCAAAGCCATTTTGGCCGAGTTCGTAGATACAACATCAAATTCAATTAGAGCATCAAAAACCAATCTAGCCATATTCATGCTTCCACACTTCCCATACAAGTCAATAATTGCAGCTCCTGCACATTTGTCTGTATCCAACCCATATTTTCGAGCCAATGGCATTAACTTGTTTTCCTTCTTCAAGCATTGCGACGCTTGAACATGCCCGCAGAACATTAGACAGTATTAAAGAATTTGGAGAAATTGCTTCACGTATCATTTTTCTAAACTTTTTCAGAGCCATCTCTTCTCTGCCATTTTGTACGAGGCTCGTTTGGAGAGATGTCCAAGTCACCTGGTTTGGGTTAGCAAATAGCTTAAAAGTCTTTAAAAAATCATCAATCAAGCCACGTCTGAATACATATAAGGAGTGAAATCTGTGGAGCGACAGCAGACTCAAAATCTAATCTGACAATGAGACCATGAATCGACTTACCATTATTTAAATCCCCTAAGTGATCAAAATGCTTGCAAAAGTATACTCGTTGGCCATAATCCCCTCATTGATCATTTCACAAAAGGCCTCGAGAGCTTTGGTATGTTCACCTACTCGTGAGGACCCAACTATTAATGCTGTCATCAGAACCACATCTTTCTCCACGACTCTGTCGGCCACCAACCGGGCATCCCTCATTTTACCAAACTTGGCATATATACCAACAAGAGCACTACcaacaaacacattagaaaCCTCCAAACCCAGAACCAATGATAACCCATGAGCTCTCTGCCCCTAGGACAAAACACAGGACAAAAAACGTCTTGAGAATGTGTACTGACCAGGAAAAACTCCATCCAAAACCATCCTATCCTATCATAAATCCCAATAGCTTCTTTGACCTTCCTATGAGTAATATAAGAAGCAATCATAGAATTCCAACTAACAAGTGTTTCTTAGGCAATCCGTCGAACAGTTTACGAGCCTCGAAAATATCACCACACTTCCGGTAAGCATCATTGAGCTTGTCCCCTAATATCAGAAGCGGAACCCCGGATGTGATCATATGGTTTTGGATTGCTTTGATATGGGACGTAGACTTTCTCTCTCTGTATCGTCGAATAAAAGGAGAGTAAAGTCGAAAAGCAGTTGTAATGCCATTAGCAACGCAAGTAACTAGCCTATAATAGTGCAATTGGTATGATCTTAATTCTCTGGTTTCTCTAGTTGCGATCAAATGACCAATCTTGGCGAAGCCAATGGCTTGTCTTTGAGAGTTACTATGCATCTCCTTCCTCGGCTGGTAACTCAGTACCATAGCCACCTCGTTCGAATGGCGGCAGAGCCATAATTTCAAAATGCAGGGATTgtttgttcaaacttcaaagattGACTATGGGCTGTGGCTTTTATTCTAATAAAGACTTACGGACTGTGGTCATCTGAGCCCATACGGTGCTACACAAAAGCCCGGACCCAAACAGACCTCAAA
The window above is part of the Tripterygium wilfordii isolate XIE 37 chromosome 3, ASM1340144v1, whole genome shotgun sequence genome. Proteins encoded here:
- the LOC119986406 gene encoding probable 1-deoxy-D-xylulose-5-phosphate synthase 2, chloroplastic, which translates into the protein MATTGSFLRTGQSLSPSLQTRKPIRGDRKKFSVRVSANISSDGEEGRMMIRKEKDVWKIDYSEEKPATPLLDTINFPAHMKNLSIPELEQLAAELRADIVHNVSKTGGHLSASLGVVELTVALHHVFNTPEDKIIWDVGHQAYPHKILTGRRSKMHTMRKTSGLAGFPKREESIYDAFGAGHSSTSISAGLGMAVARDLLGKNNNVISVIGDGAMTAGQAYEAMNNAGFLDSNLIVILNDNKQVSLPTATLDGPATPVGALSSALSKIQASTNFRKLREAAKNITKQIGTQAHEVASKVDEYARGMISASGSTLFEELGLYYIGPVDGHNIDDLVSILQKVKAMPAPGPVLIHIVTEKGKGYFPAEAAADKMHGVVNFDPKTGKQFKPKSPTLSYTQYFAESLIREAEIDDKIVAIHAAMGGGTGLNYFQKKFPERCFDVGIAEQHAVTFAAGLATEGLKPFCAIYSTFLQRGYDQVIHDVDLQKLPVRFAMDRGGLVGADGPTHCGAFDIAYMACLPNMVVMAPSDEAELMHMVATAAAIDDRPSCFRFPRGNGVGAVLPSNNKGNPLEIGKGRILREGDRVAILGYGSMVQQCLEAANMLRSRAIHVTLADARFCRPLDTDLIRQLAKEHEILITAEEGSIGGFGSHVSHFLNLSGILDGPLKLRSMVLPDRYIDHGSHQDQMEEAGLSSRHISATVLSLLGRKKEALQFKHT